From one Tissierellales bacterium genomic stretch:
- a CDS encoding cob(I)yrinic acid a,c-diamide adenosyltransferase, giving the protein MEKGYVHIYTGDGKGKTTASLGLSVRAALSGKKVFFGQFIKGMDYSELRLGDCLPNFKIYQFGRDCFIYKDPTNQDILKAKEGLNYCEKILKSGKYDLVVLDEINIALHYKLFSVEEVIDMLHNRNEKVEVVLTGRNAPEELIDLADLVTEMKEVKHYYKRGIEARKGIEF; this is encoded by the coding sequence ATGGAAAAGGGTTATGTACATATATATACTGGTGATGGCAAGGGGAAAACTACTGCAAGTTTAGGTCTTTCAGTAAGGGCTGCTCTTTCGGGGAAAAAGGTGTTTTTTGGCCAGTTTATAAAGGGAATGGATTATAGTGAGTTAAGATTAGGGGATTGTCTACCAAATTTTAAAATATATCAATTTGGTAGAGATTGTTTTATATATAAGGATCCAACAAACCAGGATATTTTAAAGGCCAAAGAAGGATTAAATTATTGTGAAAAAATATTAAAAAGTGGTAAATATGACTTAGTTGTTTTAGATGAAATTAATATAGCTTTACATTATAAGCTCTTCTCTGTGGAAGAAGTTATAGACATGCTTCATAATAGAAATGAAAAGGTAGAAGTAGTTTTAACTGGAAGGAATGCTCCGGAAGAATTAATTGATTTGGCAGATTTAGTTACAGAGATGAAGGAAGTAAAACATTATTATAAAAGAGGTATTGAGGCTAGAAAAGGAATTGAATTTTAA